The genomic stretch CAGCCGGCCGGTAAAAGCCGCCGCAATTTTATCTTCACATCCTTCTTCAAAGGCCTTTTTTTTAGCCAGGGCCCCCGGCAACTCACCCATGGCCACCCAGTTTTCCTGCAGCGGCTCCCGGCAGGCCTGGGCAATATAATTATACAGCAGCACGTGCTCCCAGACATCGTGTTGGCCACCATCAAGGGGATCAACCTCATCCTTGGTCACCGCGTACCGGCGTCCCAGGAGCAGAATCACCAGGAATTCCTTTCCCTCACGCAGGATAAATTCCGCCCCCAGGAAAGGAGCCAGCTCCTGCAGATCATAATCCTGGATTTTGCTGACCACATGCTTTTTGGCGCTGACAAAATGTTCCGGAAATGCCGTTATCCCTCCGGCTTCCTGTTCTCTCAGGACATCCTCCACCCGGGCCAGTTTTTGGGGATCAAAATACGGACAGGTTGCCGGCGCCACCCCTTCCCGCAACACATGGGTGG from Pseudomonadota bacterium encodes the following:
- a CDS encoding DUF3786 domain-containing protein: MALQILELLKMLPRTNCGDCGYLTCMAFATHVLREGVAPATCPYFDPQKLARVEDVLREQEAGGITAFPEHFVSAKKHVVSKIQDYDLQELAPFLGAEFILREGKEFLVILLLGRRYAVTKDEVDPLDGGQHDVWEHVLLYNYIAQACREPLQENWVAMGELPGALAKKKAFEEGCEDKIAAAFTGRLEELKMVLRRLGLFSPPKETNAEFHAVFHPLPKIPFLLYFWDEDREDGFPAKVKILFDATVLCYLDIESLVFLGEKTAQRLLEMRERL